The DNA window AATCCACGCGACCCCGGCAGAATCTCCTGCGCGGGCTGTTGCGCCACCACGAACCCGAACGCATTGCGCACCTTGATCTCGACGATTGCGGGCTTGTCTTCCGAGACGTTGATGACCGTGCACTCCACGCCATCCGCCAACCCGCTCGATCCCGTGGTGAGGCGCTTGCCTGCGTTCGCGGTGTCGGAGTTGCCAAGGACGAGCGTGACGACGGCGAGAAGCAGAGTGGCAGCTTTCATGGGTCCTCCTTCGAAGGCTGTGCGAGGCGCGCGAGATGCGCGTGCGGCGCTTGTAGCAAGCGATACGAGGACCACAACACGCGAACTCGAAGTTCGCCCTCGCATGCTCCTTCGCGCAGCCCCGCGCGTCGCTGCGGGATGAAGCGCATCGACCACGAGGTGCCCGCAACCGTTGGAGTGCTCGACTTTCCGCGCCGTGCCGCCGACAACTTGGCGCGGCGCACGCGACGCGTGAACTCCTCATGGCTCGTTGCTGTCGCTGCGTACGGGCTCACGACGAAAGGAGGTGTCTGCATGCTCTGGACCCGCCGCTTGGCTGTCTCCGTCCTTTTTCCGGCGTTGCTCGCCGCGCCTGCTGCTGCCGGCAACGGCGAATCCATGCTGCTCGGGCCGAGCGCCTATACCAGCGAAGCCGACAGCCCGCTCGATGTCGGGACGGTCGGTGTCTGTGTGGAGAACTTCGAGGACGGCACGCTCACGCCGCCTGGTGTGACCGGCAACGGAACATTCATCGGTCCGAGCGGGATCACCGATTCGGTTGACGGCGATGACGGATCGATCGACGGTTCCGGCGCGGCGGGACATTCCTACTTCAACGGCAACGGGTCGGCGGGCATTCAGTTCACGTTCAGCCCGACGGCTTCGGGCGGCCTTCCGACCACGGCCGGAATGGTCTGGACCGATGGTGGCCTTGGAGCCGGCGTGACGCTCGAGGTGTTCGGCCCCACCGGCACCTCGATCGGCACCTTCGGGCCGTTTCCGCACGCCGACAACAGCAACTCCGGCGAGACCGCCGAGGACCGCTTCTACGGCTACCACCTCAGCCAGGGCATCAGCGGCATCAAGCTGAGCAATCCCGGCGGCGGCATCGAGGTGGATCACCTTCAGCTGAACAACTGCTTCGTCTGCGGTGACACCAGCGCCGACATGGAGATCAAGGCGGGCGATGCGCTGTTCGCGCTCAAGGCCGCCGTGGGCACCGAGAACTGCGCGCTGTGCATCTGCGACGTCAATCAGACGGTGAGCATCACGGCCGTGGATTCGCTCATCATCCTGAAGAATGCGGTGGGGCAGGATATCGGCCTGGAGTGTCCGCCGTGCCTGGCCGTGACGCTCGCGAACTGACGCGACGTCTCCGGCAAGATTCGTGGCGGCGCTGCCGCTCCCGGCTCGGGACGATCCAGCGCCGTTCACCGCTCGGCGAAGGCGCGCTTCAACGACGAAGGCCGCATCGATGATCGATGCGGCCTTCGCTTGTCTGCTCCGCACGCGTGCGCGGGCGGATGGAATGGCAGCGACGGCTACTTGGCCAGCGCCTTCACCTTTTCGGTCATCTCGGGGACCAGCGTGAACAGGTCGCCGACCAGGCCGTAGTCGGAGATCTGGAAGATCGGTGCTTCGGCATCCTTGTTGATCGCCACGATCACCTTCGAATCCTTCATGCCGGCCAGGTGCTGGATCGCTCCCGAGATGCCGACGGCGATGTAGAGCGTCGGTGCCACGACCTTGCCGGTCTGTCCGACCTGCAGATCGTTGGGCACGTAGCCCGCGTCCACCGCCGCGCGGCTGGCGCCCATGGCGGCGCCGAGCGCGTCGCACAGAGGCTCGAGGACGATCTTGAAGTTCTCGCCGTTCTTCAGGCCGCGTCCGCCCGAGACCACGCGCGCCGCCTCGGTCAGCACCGGACGGTCCGACTTGGTCTCCTCGATCGACACGAACCTGGCGCCGTTGGCCGGCGAAGAAACGCTGACGTTCAGCGGCTCCACCGCAGCACTGCCGCCGCTCGACGCATCGAAGGCCGTCGTCCGCACCGACACGACCTTCTTCGCGCCGACGAGCTCGACCGTGGCGAAGACGTTGCCGGCCCACATCGGACGAACGAGCGTGCCGTCGTCGTTGATCTCGGTGACGTCGCTGGCAATGGCGGCGTCCATCGCGGCCGCCAGACGCGGCGCCAGATCCTTGCCCTTGGACGTGGCGGCGAAGACGACGCTGTCGCAGCCGGTGGCTTCGGCGGCGGCCTTCAGCGCCGCCACCGTGATATCGGCGATGGCATGATCGAGCGCGGCGTTCTCCACCGTCACGACCTTGTCGGCGCCCAGTGCGGCGGCCTGCGATGCCACGTCGCCGAGGCCCGTGCCGAGAAGCGCGACGATGACCTGTCCGCCGCCGCTGGCCGAGGCCAGCTTCTTGGCCGCGCTTACCGCGACGGCCGTGGCCTTGGGCACATGACCGTGCGCGTGCTCTCCGTAAACGAGTACGTTGCCCACTTCCCTGTCTCCTTAAAGAACCTTGGACTCGGTCTGCAGAGCCTTGATCAGCTCGTCGACCGACTCGACCTTGCGCCCGCCCTGGCGCGGCGGCGGCGGCGTCAGCTTCTTGATGCGAATTCGCGGGGTCAGATCCACGCCGAGGCTGGCGGCGTCGATCTCCTCGAGCGGCTTCTTGCGAGCCTTCATGATGCCGGGGAGGGAGGCGTAGCGCGGCTCGTTCAGGCGCAGATCGGTCGTGATGATGGCCGGCAGCGGAACCGACACGGTCTGGAGGCCGCCGTCGATCTCGCGCACGCACTCCGCCGACGCCTTGTCGCCCGACAGCGTCAGCTTGGAGATGAAGGTGGCCTGCGGCCAGCCCAGCATCTGGGCGAGCATCTGGCCGACCTCGTTGCTGTCGTCATCGATGGCCTGCTTGCCCATGATGACGATGTTCGGCTGCTCCTTCTCGATGATCTTGACCAGGATGCGGGCGACGGCGGTGGTGTCGGGCTTGTCGGCCTTGACCAGGATCGCGCGGTCGGCGCCCATTGCCAGTCCGGTGCGAAGCTGCTCTTGCGAATCGGTCGTGCCGATCGTCACGACGACCACCTCGGCGCCGCCCTGATTTTCCTTGATGCGCAGGGCCTCTTCGATGGCGATTTCGTCGAACGGGTTCACGACCCACTTGATGCCCGCCTCGGCGATCCCGTCCCCGGAGGGATTGATCTTGATCGACGACTCGGGGTCCGGCACGCGCTTGGCGGTGACCAGGATCTTCACTTCTGCGTTCCTCCCGAAAAGCGCGAAGCCTGAGGCTCGCGCGACATGGCGAGCTCGACGCTCGCTATCCATTCACGAGCCAGCCGGCTCGCGCGCGACACGTTTGAGAATGGCGGAGCTATTCCAGGAGTTGCCGGCCCCACCGGACTCACGAAACGCTCGCGGGTACCATGCGATGCGTTATGACGCAAATGTCAGTTGCCCGGATACCGGTCGTTCAAATCGGCCAAACGTTCCGCACCAGGCCACTTTGCCTGCCGCCGCGCATCGGCCAAGGTCGGCGCCATGGCCAGAATCGTCCTGTTCGGGCAGGCCCAGTTCGGGCAGCGGGTTTTCGAGGAAGTGCTGGCGCGTGGGCATGAGGTCACCGCCGTGTGCGTGCCGCCGGACGCGCCCGGACGTCCCGCCGATCCGCTCAAGGCCGCGGCCGCGGAGCGCTCGGTCAGGGTGGTCCAGCGGCGCTCCTATCGCGATGACGGCGCGGCCGCGGAGGTGGCCGCCGACGCCGCCGATCTCGGCGTGCTGGCCTACGTCACGCAGATCATTCCGCGCACGATCCTGGACGCCCCGCGTCTGGCCTCGATCTGCTTTCACCCCTCGCTCCTGCCGGCCTATCGCGGCGGCTCGGCCATCAACTGGCAGCTCATCAACGGCGAGCGCATCGGCGGCGTCACCCTGTTCCGCCCCGACGACGGCATCGACGAGGGGCCCATCTACCTGCAGCGCCAGATCGAAATCGGGCCCGACGATTCGGCCGGCTCCTACTACTACGGCCGCGTCTTCGAAGCCGGCATCACGGCCACGCTCGATTGCATCGAGCTGGTGCTGTCGGGCAAGGCCGAGCCGCGCGTACAGGACGAGGCGCAGGCTACCTACGAGCCGCTGTGCCGCGACGAGCACGCCGGCGTCGACTGGTCGCTGCCGGCGCAGAGGCTGCACGACCTGATCCGCGGCTGCGACCCGTCGCCGGGCGCGCACTGCCGCTTCGGCGATGCGCAGGTCCGGTTGTACGGTTCGCGGATCGCGTCTGCAGGCGGAACCGTCGCCGCGCCCGGAACGGTGGTCGCGCTGGACGACAAGGGTGTGACGGTGGCGGCGGGCGAGGGCAGCGTGCTCGTCCAGAAGCTCGGCGTGGCCGGCAGGAAGCTGGCGGCGGGCGAAGGGGCCGCTGCGCTGGGGCTGGCCGCCGGCGCGCGGCTGGACGGGGCGCCGGGTTTACCCGCGGCGAAAGCGCGATTGATCTGAGCGAAAACGCGCCTTAGGAGTCGTGGCTGTCCGGGGAAACGAACGTTTCCCTGGAGGAAAGACCGCGAGGTCCTGCAGCGCATGCCCAAAGCCAGTCTCGCCACCGAGCTCGAACGCTATCGCATTGGCCAGAAGGTGCGCCGCCTGCGCCG is part of the Candidatus Limnocylindrales bacterium genome and encodes:
- a CDS encoding electron transfer flavoprotein subunit alpha/FixB family protein gives rise to the protein MGNVLVYGEHAHGHVPKATAVAVSAAKKLASASGGGQVIVALLGTGLGDVASQAAALGADKVVTVENAALDHAIADITVAALKAAAEATGCDSVVFAATSKGKDLAPRLAAAMDAAIASDVTEINDDGTLVRPMWAGNVFATVELVGAKKVVSVRTTAFDASSGGSAAVEPLNVSVSSPANGARFVSIEETKSDRPVLTEAARVVSGGRGLKNGENFKIVLEPLCDALGAAMGASRAAVDAGYVPNDLQVGQTGKVVAPTLYIAVGISGAIQHLAGMKDSKVIVAINKDAEAPIFQISDYGLVGDLFTLVPEMTEKVKALAK
- a CDS encoding electron transfer flavoprotein subunit beta/FixA family protein, producing the protein MKILVTAKRVPDPESSIKINPSGDGIAEAGIKWVVNPFDEIAIEEALRIKENQGGAEVVVVTIGTTDSQEQLRTGLAMGADRAILVKADKPDTTAVARILVKIIEKEQPNIVIMGKQAIDDDSNEVGQMLAQMLGWPQATFISKLTLSGDKASAECVREIDGGLQTVSVPLPAIITTDLRLNEPRYASLPGIMKARKKPLEEIDAASLGVDLTPRIRIKKLTPPPPRQGGRKVESVDELIKALQTESKVL
- a CDS encoding methionyl-tRNA formyltransferase, producing the protein MARIVLFGQAQFGQRVFEEVLARGHEVTAVCVPPDAPGRPADPLKAAAAERSVRVVQRRSYRDDGAAAEVAADAADLGVLAYVTQIIPRTILDAPRLASICFHPSLLPAYRGGSAINWQLINGERIGGVTLFRPDDGIDEGPIYLQRQIEIGPDDSAGSYYYGRVFEAGITATLDCIELVLSGKAEPRVQDEAQATYEPLCRDEHAGVDWSLPAQRLHDLIRGCDPSPGAHCRFGDAQVRLYGSRIASAGGTVAAPGTVVALDDKGVTVAAGEGSVLVQKLGVAGRKLAAGEGAAALGLAAGARLDGAPGLPAAKARLI